A genomic stretch from Drosophila sulfurigaster albostrigata strain 15112-1811.04 unplaced genomic scaffold, ASM2355843v2 ctg21_pilon, whole genome shotgun sequence includes:
- the LOC133849882 gene encoding uncharacterized protein LOC133849882, producing MKLTFLNPLKIPRVCDTRWLSIENAVSRIADQWTELKLHFELAATSEKCHKAHILNGLYKDDVNYLYLLFLRPILKEMQALNKNFQSKYGNPTQLYSDVIMDINSLKVKIIPPDCEINILKDDSSDE from the exons ATGAAGCTTACTTTTTTG aatCCTTTGAAAATACCAAGAGTGTGCGACACAAGATGGCTGTCCATTGAGAATGCAGTTTCCCGAATCGCGGACCAGTGGACAGAACTAAAACTCCACTTTGAGTTAGCAGCCACTTCTGAGAAGTGTCATAAGGCACATATCCTCAACGGGCTCTATAAAGATGATGTAAATTacctttatttattatttttgaggCCTATATTAAAGGAGATGCAAGCCCTTAATAAAAACTTTCAGAGTAAATATGGCAATCCAACCCAACTATATTCGGATGTCATAATGGACATCAACTCtttgaaagtgaaaattatACCACCTGATTGcgaaatcaatattttaaaggATGATTCAAGTGACGAGTAG
- the LOC133849884 gene encoding LOW QUALITY PROTEIN: N-acetylglucosamine-6-sulfatase-like (The sequence of the model RefSeq protein was modified relative to this genomic sequence to represent the inferred CDS: inserted 1 base in 1 codon; deleted 2 bases in 1 codon; substituted 1 base at 1 genomic stop codon), producing the protein MTNIVVILSFICYIASISSSAQHLASPPNIILILNDGQDIDLHGMHPLQQTMQLFKMFGSQLTHAFPTSPICCPSRASLLSGQYAHNHKTFNNSLNGGCNGQHWRXKIEPRALPVLLQQHNYQTFYAGKYLNQYKGAEVPPGWQEFHGLHGNSRYYNYTLRENAQNVSYTDTYLTDLLTERATNFIRNTIRKTGTTTFFAMIAPPAAHEPFTPAPRHAGSFADVYALRTPSFNVPHXDKHWLVGSSKHLSNAAVSTIDKYFQKLWETLLSVDEMMTTLVAVLNETQSLANTYIVYTSDNGYGQPYETDIKVPMHIMGPDVPSNDETFNPLSPWQRQDHLSQCSPVAECHCQDAWNNTYACVRDFRYNLDRIYCEFQDTEHFVEVYDLSEDPYQLTNIVNDILPIEQATYSILLDKLRKCAGKKCSE; encoded by the exons atg ACAAATATTGTTGTAATACTGAGCTTTATTTGCTACATCGCCTCGATCTCGAGCAGCGCACAGCATTTAGCATCCCCACCGAACATCATTCTAATTCTGAACGATGGTCAGGATATCGACTTGCACGGCATGCATCCGCTTCAACAGACAATGCAACTGTTTAAGATGTTTGGTAGTCAGTTGACACATGCATTTCCCACCTCTCCCATTTGTTGTCCGTCGAGAGCAAGCCTCTTATCGGGTCAATATGCCCACAACCACAAGACGTTCAACAATTCATTGAATGGTGGTTGCAATGGTCAGCATTGGC TAAAAATCGAGCCTCGAGCATTGCCTGTACTATTGCAACAGCACAACTATCAAACGTTCTATgctggcaaatatttaaatcagtACAAGGGCGCTGAAGTTCCGCCTGGTTGGCAAGAATTTCATGGACTTCATGGCAACTCACGGTACTACAACTATACACTGCGAGAAAATGCACAAAACGTCAGCTACACGGACACATACTTAACCGATCTTCTAACAGAGCGCGCAACTAATTTTATTCGAAATACGATTCGA AAAACCGgtacaacaacattttttgcaaTGATTGCTCCACCAGCTGCACATGAACCTTTTACACCAGCTCCACGTCATGCCGGTTCCTTTGCCGATGTTTATGCTCTGCGTACTCCCAGCTTTAATGTTCCACATTAAG atAAACACTGGCTCGTTGGGTCATCCAAACATCTGTCAAATGCTGCAGTCTCCActatagataaatattttcaaaagctATGGGAGACACTTCTTTCAGTGGATGAGATGATGACGACTTTGGTGGCTGTGCTGAACGAAACGCAGAGCCTTGCAAATacctatatagtatatacgtCGGATAATGGATATGGACAGCCTTACGAGACTGACATCAAGGTGCCTATGCACATAATGGGACCAGATGTGCCCA GCAATGACGAAACATTTAATCCTTTGAGCCCATGGCAACGACAAGACCATTTATCCCAATGTTCTCCAGTCGCTGAATGTCATTGTCAAGATGCTTGGAATAATACATACGCTTGTGTTCGTGATTTCCGGTACAATCTCGATCGTATCTATTGCGAGTTTCAGGACACCGAG CATTTTGTGGAGGTTTATGATTTATCAGAGGATCCTTATCAACTGACAAATATTGTGAATGATATACTCCCAATTGAACAAGCCACATACAGTATACTGCTCGATAAACTTAGGAAATGTGCTGGTAAAAAATGCAGTGAGTAA